A single window of Hyla sarda isolate aHylSar1 chromosome 2, aHylSar1.hap1, whole genome shotgun sequence DNA harbors:
- the NUCKS1 gene encoding nuclear ubiquitous casein and cyclin-dependent kinase substrate 1 codes for MSRPVRNRKVVDYSQFQDSDDEDFGRVSAPPPKKSRSSPREVKEKRSGKNSQEDSEDSDEKEVKKTKKEGDSAEEDFGSDDDLAAAGDGKADSDYESPKKSKKVKKATPEKRRTSKGRKRSAQDDSDDEKEQRKTVRQQRQAASKAVSKQREMLMGDAGSEEEEQEEEEEGPFLEKDSGSDEDFMVEDDDDSDYGRSKKKKKIVKKSKPERREKKVPKPRLKATVTPSPAKAKGKSRPAAAKASKEKSPSPKAEEEEEDDEPETPPPEKKPASPQQEKSGDEASDEEAQSTED; via the exons GAACAGAAAAGTGGTTGATTATTCACAGTTCCAAGATTCTGATG ATGAAGATTTTGGAAGAGTATCCGCTCCTCCTCCTAAGAAGTCTCGGTCATCTCCAAGAGAGGTAAAGGAGAAGAGATCTGGCAAAAACTCACAGGAAGATAG TGAAGATTCGGATGAGAAAGAagttaagaaaacaaaaaaagagggtgATTCTGCCG aGGAAGACTTTGGCAGTGATGATGACTTGGCGGCAGCAGGGGATGGAAAAGCAGATAGTGACTATGAGAGCccaaaaaagagcaaaaaagtgaaaaaagccaCACCTGAAAAAAGACGTACTTCCAAAGGAAGGAAGCGATCAGCTCAAG atgacagtgacgatGAAAAGGAACAACGTAAAACTGTCCGTCAACAAAGACAGGCTGCATCCAAGGCTGTCTCCAAGCAAAGGGAGATGTTAATGGGAGATGCTGGGAGTGaagaggaggaacaggaggaagaagaggaaggaCCGTTTCTGGAAA aagattctgggagtgatgaaGACTTCATGGTGGAAGATGATGATGACAGCGATTATGGTCGatcaaagaagaagaagaaaattgTGAAGAAATCTAAGCCTGAGAGAAGGGAGAAGAAAGTACCGAAGCCTAGGCTAAAAGCTACTG TAACGCCCAGTCCAGCAAAGGCCAAAGGAAAGAGTCGCCCTGCAGCAGCAAAGGCATCAAAGGAAAAATCTCCATCACCCAAAgctgaggaggaagaggaagatgATGAGCCAGAGACACCACCCCCAGAGAAGAAACCTGCCAGCCCTCAACAAGAAAAGTCTGGTGACGAAGCATCTGATGAAGAAGCGCAGAGTACAGAAGATTAA